ttttattcagatcctttcacaaaaacttcttttctcttacctgatatactaccatttcttatatcccgacaatcggtagttcaagctgggatttggcatttttatttagttacaaacaacagcaagacaatacttctgtttaaatacggaatgaattttattcagatcctttcacaaaaacttcacttctcttacctgatatactaccattaattataccccgcaatcggtagttcacgctggatttggcagtttttatttttacaaacaacaacaacacaatttTCCGTTTAATTCCGgaagaattttattcagatccgtttacaaaaacttcacttctcttacctgatatactaccattaattatacccggcaatcggtagttcacgctgggatttgacattttttatttagttacaaacaacaacaagacaatacttctgtttaaattccggaatgaattttattcagatcctttcacaaaaacttcacttctcttacctgatatactaccattaattataccccggcaatcggtagtttcacgctgggatttggcatttttatttagttacaaacaacaacaagacaatacttctgtttaaatacggaatgaattttattcagatcctttcacaaaaacttcacttctcttacctgatatactaccattaattataccccggcaatcggtagttcacgctgggatttgacagttttgtttagttacaaacaacaacaagacaatttttatattacattccggaattaattttattcagattcttttccaaaaacttcacttctcttacctgatatattaccATGATCTTATACCCcgacaatcggtagttcacactcggatttggcagttttatttagttacaaacaacagcaagacaatacttctgtttaaatacggaatgaattttattcagatcctttcacaaaaacttcacttctcttacctgatatactaccattaattataccccggcaatcggtagttcacgctgggatttggcagtttatttacaaacaacaacacaatacaatccgtttaattccggaaagaattttattcagatccgtttacaaaaacttcacttctcttacctgatatactaccattagttataccccggcaatcggtagttcaagctgggatttgacagttttatttagttacaaacaacaacaagacaatacttctgtttaattacggaatgaattttattcagatccttttacaaaaacttcactccTTTTACCTGATATATTTCCATGATTTATGCCCCGGATATCGGTAGTTCACactgggatttggcagttttatttatttacaaacaacaacaacaagacaatgcTTCAGTTttcggaatgaattttattcagattaacgttacaaaaacttcacttctcttacctgattaAATACAGTACCATTACTTATACCCTGCAACCGGTAGGTCACACTGGAATTTTGCAAttgtaatggaaaaaaaaaacaatagcaaGACAACATATCTGTTTCAGAATGATTTAATTTGAGATTAATTTAACAAGCTTCACTCCATTCACCTGACATACTACCATGACAGATTGATGTCTCGGTAACCGGTAGCTCATGCTGGGACCTGGCACTTGGCCAGTTCTGGCTAGCTGAAACACAGGTAAGCGCCGTGCGCTCAGCCGTGACCGACCCTGGCAGGGGGCCAGTACCTAATCGACGGTGACTGCTGGCAGGGAGCCAATATCTTCAGCGACAACTCTGAATTTTAGATGACATTTGTCTGAATTTTAGATTACATTTGTCTGAATTTTAGGCGCCGACTTatctgaatttaaaaaaaacgtgTCTGAATTGTCCTTCTTCAGACTTTACTAATTTTGTCTgaatatagtgtatatattttgAGGTATAAAACTAGTCTGATTCCACAAGGAAAGTCTGAATAATTTCAGATAAAACGTAGTAATTTCAGACTTAACTATCTCCTATGTCATTAACAACATTTGAATGGCCAATTAGAGTGTCCCAGTGTATTGATTGTAATGCATTATTAATGAAATCCCAGTTGGCactttcaaattgataaaaagtttttttgtaaGTTTTTTCACACAGTGTTTTGAAAACAAGATTTAAAAGAATAGTACAATGTGTCACTACAAGTTGGAGGTAGTACCTCAGTGTTACTAACAAATGTTAGGattgtttgtaaaaaatatatcaatactttTAGCAGATGTGTCAGTTATGGCGTGTTGGTGTTTAGGATTAGGCTGTTTAGTTGGGTATTTTTGTTAATATAGTGAGAAGATGTGAAGTGTTGGGGAGTCTCATCATGTCCCTGATTGATGTCACCAGTAATGATTACAATTAGTAGTTTCAAGTCAATCAAGTTTTTAGATAAGATCATCAAAATGTTGCCAATAGTTAACTCTGGAATTAGGAACAAGGACGATAAATGCAaacaaaaagaattttttttatagagtTTTGCACTTCTACAActaaattttcaatattgggGTTTTCCAGATCAGTTCGTCTGGTAGATATCAAGTTTTCTTTGGTAAAAATCAGTATACCACCTCCATTAATCTATTTCTCTATCTCGTCTGAACATAACTGGGTGTGAATCTAGTGCCAAGCTATCATCAGTTATAGTGTTGTTTAAGTGTGTTTCAGTTAAGCAGACTATATCAATTCCGAAAATACAGTTTCAATAATATCTGATTTGTTTCTAAATGAAATCTCACATTTAGAATGAATAATTGAGTAAATGAACAAGTTAGATAGGTAATGTCTCTCGGGGGGTTGACCAGGATTGGGGATGAAAATCACCACTAAGAAGTATTAATAAAGTTGACAAATAGAAGATTAAAAGATTATAAagtattttataacatatacatataacatttaagGAACCGTTAGGTGCTTAATCAATACCAAAAGTAGAgattaatgtacattttaatcGAATATAATGCTATGACTGAAGTAGGTAGTTTGCAATTTCAATTAATATAAGAATTACTCTGAATGAAtagtatttatgtaacatagaCAAGTTTTTCATTGAGTATTTAGTTGCGAAATCACAAAAGgtaattaattaagtaataTTTGGTCTAAATATATAGATCTGTGGTTACATACaagaataataaatataactATAATATACAAACAGGCAGTTTTTGGAAATACAGTCAAAGGGAGAcaacaaatgtaaaataaaattaagtagCTATGAATAGTATATAAGCTTGTAATTGACAATAATTGATTTGGATACAGTTAGAAGGAgacaatcaataaataaaatagagtaGTTTGTAGCCTGCATTGTAATCAGCAACAACAAATTTGTCCTGTTAATATTATCTAGTAATAAGTATTTAGGTAAAAATTATGAGCAGAaaacacttaaagatgctccaccgctgacaaatagtaatttttcactattaaaaacaggagcagacgatttagtatttttttcttcagttacaaaagttacttactttacaccattaccaccattcaacattttgagcttctaatttttacttcaagttcaaaatatgaaaaataattaattgcatccccgAAAAAATTTCCGTGccattatatcctatatgggaatgaagtactgattgcgcttgcaccaaaggcaaaataaaatattttatgaataattttttgtgtttaattagacatatatatacacgattaaacaccaattactgttccaATAATGAACATCAATTTATGCTCTGTCCGGCGGTGGAGCAAGCttttaaatacaatatgtaatagccaagtcttgttttttttttaaagtactCAGATTATTTGTTctattgatatattataatataggCATTATTACTAATTTATTATTAGATAGGAatcagtataatgtattttgggaaattaaaaaaaccctACAAATATATTACTGTTAACTGCAAAATATGCACCTCATGAATATAAGTGTTATACAGTTCTTTTCCAATTTCTATTACAGGTTAAATTGTTTTCACCACAAAAACGACATAATACGTTATGACCTTATTAAGGCCAATCTTGATTATCTGTCATTAATGACATGTACTTGGATCTCTACTAGTGTCTGACAGATTACTGTTACATAACCCTAAAGGCTATATCAACTTTCACAATTCTTGTACACCATTCAATTGGATAATCACCCGGACTAAGTTTCTACATGTATTAAATAACAGTGATAGATTCATATGTTAGTGGCTAGacttttaattataataataaaggAAATTGTACCTATTtgagtataaatataaatataacatttctgtcattttttgttacaggggaatttaaaagaaaacatgGATTATTAAAGagaagaaataagaaaaagTCAACAGCTGATATCAGACACAGAAAATACTAaaacacaatatacatatacattctTTGTTTTACTTTATTGACACTGGCGAAATAGTCAACAAAATGGGTAAGTTCTTTCAATAAAAAAGCTAATAAACAAAAATTTTCAACAATGTATGTGTGTTAGATAAGAATTTGAGCTGTTGGAATCACCAAGATATACTACACGATGCTCCTTCAAAGGAGGGAATTTCAATAGAACAAAAACGACAATggcaaaaaaatttaaaattttcatattttttccttGTCATATTTTAGGAGataatcaaaatattacataaaacattatttttagtTTCTATGTAGAGAAAAACCTTTGAATTACAGTACTAGCGAGCTCTTTATTTTACACAGGCTGCTACAGTAACAACAGTTTGTTCACCCTATACAGTTACTGAGTACAGAAGATGGTCGGCAGGATTTGGTACACACAGCCAGAGAGCTTTGTGATGAGGTGAAGGAGAAAAGACGAAGAATAGAGGATATATCACCTCAAAAACATAGATAATTTATTACAAGGTAATAAGCAAAAATGACaggtaaacaaaacattgataatttattacaaggtaaataaacaaaaatgataggtaaacaaaacaaattgataatttattacaaggtaataaacaaaaatgacaggtaaacaaaacatagataatttatttacaaaaggTAATAAGCAAAAATGACAGGTAAACAAAACATAGAAATTTATATAaggtaataaacaaaaattcagataaataaacaaaacatagatATCATTTATTAATTACAGGTTATAAGCATCGATCTTCTAAAATGACaggtaaataaaacattgataatttattacaaggtaataaacaaaaatgacaggtaaaacaaaacatagatAATTTATTACAAGGTAATAAGGGCAAAAATGACAGGTAAACAAAACACCCAGATAATTTATTACaaggtaataaacaaaaaatgactgacaggtaaacaaaacatagattaatttattacaaggtaaataaacaaaaatgttaggtaaacaaaacatagataattaattacaaGAGGTAAAAAGCAAAAAAtgataggtaaacaaaacattgataatttaaTTACAAGGTAATAAGGGTCAAAAATGATAGGTAaacaaaaaattgataaatttattACAAGTTGTAACCTAAACAAAAATGATAGGTAAatcaaaaacattaaacaaaccaaattataatttattacaaGCTCTAATAAGCAAAACTGATAACGTAAACCAgtaaatgatatattgataatttattacaaggtaataaacaaaaatgatggCTGGTAAACATTAACATAGATAATTTATTACGAGGTAATAAACAAAAGtgataggtaaacaaaacattgataatcgATTATTACAaggtaataaaacaaaaatgacaggtaaacaaaacattgataattttttttcaaaaggtAATAAgcaaaaaatgataattattacaaggtaataaaaccaaaatgtaaacaaaacatagataatttattacaaggtaataaacaaaaatgaccggtaaacaaaacatagataatttatttacaaGGTAATAAACCAAAATGACcggtaaacaaaacaaagataATTTATTACAAGGTAATAAACACTCAAAATGATAGGTTCTCTCACTAAACCAttggagataatctagtatcaTAGCTGCAAAGGTAATAAACCAAAAATGATAGGTAAACAAATCATtgataatgttagttacaaggtaataaacaaaaatgataggtaaaacaaaacattgaatgataatttattacaaGGTAATAAGCCAAAAATGACaggtaaacaaaacattgataatttattacaaggtaataaacaaaaatgacaggtaaacaaaacatgataaATTTATTACAAGGTAATAAGCAAAAATGACaggtaaacaaaacattgataatttattACCAGGTAATAAGCAAAAATGACAGGTAAACAAAACAGTGATAATTTATTATAaggtaataaacaaaaatgataggtaaaacaaaacaaagataaTTTATTACAAGGTAGAAACACAAAATGacagataaacaaaacatagaTAAATGTTATTACAAGGTAATAAGCAAAAATGGACaggtaaacaaaacattgataatttatttacgCAAGGTAATAAAACAGGAAACCACATGTAAAATAAGTCTTGTTAAGAAAGTGCAATGTTGTATTACCTGTGATAATTTAAAGAAGGAAAAATATACACACTCAATACAAATCTTACCgaattaatacaaaataatgatgaCTGATTCAAAACAACTATAATCCTTTTCTCTGTTGTTGTCAAAAGCAGAAATAGTCCATTAAAAACAGAAACATTCTGATACAGGCTAATGTCATCTTGTTTATGAACTTATAAGAAAAGCAAATGTgaagagtaaaaaaaaaaagaaaaggaaattgatgtacatgtagttaaaatttaagaaatatttaaatcagTCGTTATAGGTTTGGCTTAATTGTGTTTTGGTTGATGAAATCAAATCACATTATGTGATCTAAAATCCTGATGTACAGCTTACACTGATTCAGCCCTCTCATTAATCTATCCTAGCTCCCAGTCTTCAGAATTTATATTCAGGTTAAAGCATGAATCGATTACCTTCTGTTGTGGTACCCAGAGTACTGTAATTATTTATCAGCATTGTAGTGATTTATCGTTATCAAGATAAAACATGTCAGAGTGGATGGTTTTGGACTGACGTGTCGTTGATTCTGCTTCAGATATTCATAAGTTACCCTGGGACCTGACCTGGTGCAAGCTAGAGCCTCTCGCGCCTTGTCTGTGAGAAGATTCAATGCTGCGCGCGCGCGTTACACGACACCCTGGCAGATGAGGTAGGTCTTGCATGAAATTTTGGTAGTACCTGATTATAAATACCACTATCTGGTAAAGTAGTTGAGGAACCCTGGCAATCTTCTCGTCGCGAAATGATCTACACCTGCACTATGCGCATATTCTAAATAGATCTAGCAGGAATGCGTTAAAATTCATTGTATTATAGCACTTATTTTGATAATCTCAAAATTAAGCTAAATATAACTAAGTGCTGCACAATACTTGATTCCCATTTTACTTTAATTTCCAGATCCATTCCTTCATCATTCATGTTATTCAAGTATAAGTCCTATATCTCGGTCCTACAGAAGCTTTATTAGAATCAACCAAAGCTTTGGCTGAAGTAGGAAGAAATGTGCGAGCTGGACCCTGTAGACGAGgaatcatcacatcatcattgccatgtatacatgttaggAATCATGACAAGCATTGCTTCTTAAATCCCCTAGAGTCAGTAACTTCATAGTGTATGTGTATAAAGTGATTAAGACAGTGAATTATGTTGGAatgaaatgtattgtttattttttacatgaCGAAATTAGACTAGTTGTACATATTACGTATTAGTTGTTTGCCGTGTATTAGATCATGCTTTTAATAGCAAGGTGTACAATTCAAAGAGCAAAACAGAATATGTTTTTTAACAGAAATATCAAAGATTTTACATGGAAACCTCGCAAATTGTTTATGGATTGAAGAAATGTCACGATAGTACTAGAATATTtagtaattttaatttttaatgtaaaaattaaCCAATTCTGATCTTAAATTGAATCTGGTTTGTATTGATGTACCGAAATTAGGAACTATACCGAGAATGAAGATAACATTGTCATGTTGCTATgattaacccccccccccccccccccccccccccccccccccttcgaTTTTACAAGGAAGTAATCATGATGAGTTGATGTGCAATAGATGTCAGAATTATTATACGGTTTTGGGTCTTAATCTTATCACTTCTGAGTGAACTTATGATTATTCATGAGACCACTTACTATCCTTTGAGCCAGGATAAGTAAGTGACCCTCCCCCCCCatacccccccacccccacccccacccccccccccacccccccccccccccccccccacccccacccccccccccccctccccccccccccccagccccccccccaacccccctcCCACCCTACGATGTTTAGTATAAGGACGTTTTTAATATAAACTGTCTACCAAAACTAAACAGAATGTAGACAAACTATTTTGCTATTGTAGACCGATGTATATCTTACCTAGTTAGTTAATCTTGACTATAATAGTAGAGTCTTTGTATAATACTATTATACTGGAATGAGAAAAGTGTTAAAAAGAGATTATAAAGAGGCATACATATGTTAGCCCATAATCTCGCCTTAATCTCGGTCAACATCTGGCAAGCGCCATCGCTGTGCTAATAGGGTATGAATGGTGCAAATTTCTTTATGACTTAAAGCTTTTCGCTACAGTGTTTTGTATCCCCCATTTGAATATTCTGCTCTTCAATTCAGCTTTTTCGCTACCAAAGATGCATATTAAATCTCGTACATAAGTTCAATCACATTTATTTACGCTTTATTAGAGTTATTTGCTCAATCACTTTACTGCATGGATATCGAATCATGATTGGTTAATTGAAGTCCAAGGGGCCTTGTTTTAGTTGTTATGAGAAACGGAGGTTCAAGATGATGTCTGGATGAGGGTGATAGTTCGTTGTATGGATGTTGTTTAAGGGGTTTATCAATAAGGACACTTAGTTCTGGTTCTATTGGTGGTTAGTTCTGCTCCAATTTCACTTTGCTGTAAATTTATATGCAGGAGCTTAAATATGAGTGAAAAACAGCAGGTAAggttctttatttgatttctttttttcaaattgattgaTGGTGCTTACTTTGTGCCATTAACTTTATGAATGGTCTGGTACAAAATTTTTATCATCGTACCACTTGTTTCTGTGTGTCAAATTGTTAAGCGCTCGTATTGGGTCAGATATGGTTAGGTATGCTTCTTGCATATATGTTGGACCATTATTCCGTGTGAGGAGCATGATTATGTATTGTAAGATTTAGAACATTGTAATTGTGGAAATTACTGTGTGAAATAACAAATCTCTAAAAATGTAGCGCGCATCAAATTTAAAACCGTGAATGTTAAGTCAGATTCCataacattcattgtgtgattTGTAATGTGTAAAAGAAAAGCCTATTCTTAATGTATAGTGACAATTTATAATATTATCTTTGAAATCAGCTACAATTGTTTAGTGACCGATTAGAGAATGaagataagttttttttttacatttgtgaTAATTGAAATGACAGAAACATGCAAATCACTCTATGAATTTTATTGATAGAGGCCTGTAGACTTTGGATCATTGAGTCCGTTTTCTGATTCAACACGGGTTGGACCTGATCATCGAGTCCGTTTTCCGTTGTAATACGGGTTGGACCTGATACATCGAAGGTCCATTTTCCGTTTAACACGGACGGACTGATCAATCGAGTCCATCTTTCCTTTAACCACGGGTTGAGACCAAGGATTAATACAAAAATGGAGTGTAAGGTTATTTCCAGATTGGGCAATAGTCTCGTCGTTGCGCGTAGTATATCATCAGTGTCTTTATATTACCTGTATAAGTACATGTGGTACATGGAATTTGGATTTTTCAAGTGGAACTTAAAGTTATTGGGATACAAAGTACATATTTACAATTTGGAATGAAAGAGGATGCTTATATTTGTATTTAGTGGTTGAAAGACAGAAAAGTATTTATGATacacatatattgatgtaagtctctcattattttgtaataaggAAATTGAATGTTGCATGATTGTGTATTTTTTATTCTCCAATGGTTGATGTTGTGTTAGTGCTTTATCAATTCTCCAGTAATGGTTTGATGTTGTGTTAGTGAGTTTTTATTCTCCAATGGCCCAGAAGTTGTGATAGTTTTTTATATCTCCAATGGTGATGTTGTGTAGTTATTTTATGTCATCTGACCCGAAAGGGCTCAGGATAGACCTAGTTGTCACATCAGCAACCGTCCGGCGTCGTGctccgtgcgccgtgcgccgtccgcccgTCCGCcggtccgccgtgcgccgtccggcCGTGCGcctgcgtaaactttttattcaaaaacgacttcttctcaagaaccgaaggCCCAGGGTACAACCTGTATATTGAGCGTGGTAGGTTGCATGGGATGGAAGGCTccacaagtttgttcaaatgaaatgaccttgaccttccaTTCAAGTCACATATgggtcaaaaatgctaaaattttaaacaactttcTTCTCAATAGAACAGAAGGCCCAGGTAGAGACCTGATAATTTGCCCTGGTAGGATGCTGggattaagggctaccaagttttgttcaaataaatgatgtaactagacaaagcctcctgaccaccagatgtaaatagacaaagcctcctgaccacTAGATGTAACTAGAcaaatagacaaagcctcctgaccacCAGATGTGaatagacaaagcctcctgaccacCAGATGTAACtagacaaagcctcctgaccaccaggatgtaaatagacaaagcctcctgaccaccagatgtaaatagacaaagcctcctgaccaccagatgtaaatagacaaagcctcctgaccaccagatgtaaatagacaaagcctcctgaccaccagatgtaaatagacaaagcctcctgaccaccagatgtaaatagacaaagcctcctgaccaccagatgtaaatagacaaagcctcctgaccaccagatgtaaatagacaaagcctcctgaccaccagatgtaaatagacaaagcctcctgaccaccagatgtaaatagacaaagcctcctgaccaccagatgtaaatagacaaagcctcctgaccaccagatgtaaatagacaaagcctcctgaccaccagatgtaaatagacaaagcctcctgaccacCAGATGTAACTAGAacaaagcctcctgaccaccagatgtaaatagacaaagcctcctgaccaccagatgtaaatagacaaagcctcctgaccacCAGATGTAACtagacaaagcctcctgaccagatgtaaatagacaaagcctcctgaccaccagatgtaaatagacaaagcctcctgaccacCAGATGTAACtagacaaagcctcctgaccaccagatgtaaatagacaaagcctcctgaccaccagatgtaaatagacaaagcctcctgaccaccagatgtaaatagacaaagcctcctgaccaccagatgtaaatagacaaagcctcctgaccagatgtaaatagacaaagcctcctgaccaccagatgtaaatagacaaagcctcctgaccaccagatgtaaatagacaaagcctcctgaccagatgtaaatagacaaagcctcctgaccagatgtaaatagacaaagcctcctgaccagatgtaaatagacaaagcctcctgaccagatgtaaatagacaaagcctcctgaccagatgtaaatagacaaagcctcctgaccagatgtaaatagacaaagcctcctgaccaccagatgtaaatagacaaagcctcctgaccaccagatgtaaatagacaaagcctcctgaccccagatgtaaatagacaaagcctcctgaccaccagatgtaaatagacaaagcctcctgaccaccagatgtaaatagacaaagcctcctgaccaccagatgtaaatagacaaagcctcctgaccaccagatgtaaatagacaaagcctcctgaccaccagatgtaaatagacaaagcctcctgaccaccagatgtaaatagacaaagcctcctgaccacCAATGACAAAGCTCtagacaaagcctcctgaccaccagatgtaaatagacaaagcctcctgaccaccagatgtaaatagacaaagcctcctgaccaccagatgtaaatagacaaagcctcctgaccaccagatgtaaatagacaaagcctcctgaccaccagatgtaaatagacaaagcctcctgaccaccagatgtaaatagacaaagcctcctgaccaccagatgtaaatagacaaagcctcctgaccaccagatgtaaatagacaaagcctcctgaccaccagatgtaaatagacaaagcctcctgaccaccagatgtaaatagacaaagcctcctgaccaccagatgtaaatagacaaagcctcctgaccaccagatgtaaatagacaaagcctcctgaccaccagatgtaaatagacaaagcctcctgaccaccagatgtaaatagacaaagcctcctgaccaccaaatgtaaatagacaaagcctcctgaccaccagatgtaaatagacaaagcctcctgaccaccagatgtaaatagacaaagccacctgaccaaatgtaaatagacaaagcctcctgaccaccagatgtaaatagacaaagcctcctgaccaccagatgtaaatagacaaagcctcctgaccaccagatgtaaatagacaaagcctcctgaccagatgtaaatagacaaagcctcctgaccaccagatgtaaatagacaaagcctcctgaccagatgtaaatagacaaagcctcctgaccagatgtaaatagacaaagcctcctgaccagatgtaaatagacaaagcctcctgaccaccagatgtaaatagacaaagcctcctgaccaccagatgtaaatagacaaagcctcctgaccaccagatgtaaatagacaaagcctcctgaccagATGTAAAAGCAGATCATCAAAGAAATGCTTACCTCTCGTAATTCTATCTGTTTTTCATATTCACTTTTTCCTCCGTCAAATGTGATGAATATATTGCATGAGACTTGGTTGGCCTCAATGAGACATTTATCTGGTACAGAGACTTTAGCGAAGATGGAGATAGTGACGGTAGAGGGAGTCTGATGCCAGTCTACTCGACACGATACATTCTGTTTGTCAGActgtaaaagaaaaaacatgTGTTAAGGAACATGCAcccaaaataaattgttttgtaagttttgatatgattttcatatatttattgatgGTTTCATCACAATGATTGATTATCTAAAACACCAAGAAAAAGTGAGGAAGACCAACcctaattgttttaaaaatagaccgtcatattctatttttggaacacaaaatgGTTTGGGTTttgttagtttaacgtcctattaacagccatggtcatgtaaggacgtgccagattcgttggtggaggaaagcca
The nucleotide sequence above comes from Argopecten irradians isolate NY chromosome 1, Ai_NY, whole genome shotgun sequence. Encoded proteins:
- the LOC138314115 gene encoding cysteine and histidine-rich domain-containing protein 1-like → MTTDALVLCYNKGCGKRFNLQENTDADCQYHPGGPVFHDALKGWSCCKKRSTDFSEFLSIPGCTKGKHNEVKPPEAEKPPKPDNEVIVREAPRQPVKPKDPNDRPSISEQKQKLKCVVGASLKTALEKKLQQLSLIEQNMGTEGKSDQVKVGTSCKRNACKACYNGEDSNKEQCCYHPGTPVFHEGMKFWSCCQRKTSDFDNFLDQEGCEVGTHLWVTPESDKQNVSCRVDWHQTPSTVTISIFAKVSVPDKCLIEANQVSCNIFITFDGGKSEYEKQIELREVSISLMICFYIWSGGFVYLHLVVRRLCLFTSGGQEALSIYIWWSGGFVYLHLVRRLCLFTSGQEALSIYIWSGGFVYLHLVVRRLCLFTSGQEALSIYIWWSGGFVYLHLVVRRLCLFTSGGQEALSIYIWSGGFVYLRKMDSIDQSVRVKRKMDLRCIRSNPYYNGKRTR